One window of Candidatus Nitrospira kreftii genomic DNA carries:
- a CDS encoding Ribonuclease VapC, translating to MSRVMLDTSAYSAFMRGDPTVKEMLQTVDAIYVNAVVLGELRAGFLRGRMQPKNEARLRQFLASPRVSAVTIDEETAERHAVMLNALWNAGTPIPTNDIWIAASAMQYGLVVITTDAHFLKIPQILVWHSPPSRSA from the coding sequence ATGAGTCGAGTGATGCTCGATACGTCAGCCTACTCCGCCTTCATGCGAGGCGATCCAACGGTCAAAGAGATGCTTCAGACTGTCGATGCCATTTACGTCAATGCCGTGGTCCTTGGAGAATTGCGGGCTGGATTTCTGCGGGGTCGTATGCAGCCGAAAAATGAAGCGCGCTTGCGTCAGTTTCTCGCGTCGCCCCGAGTCTCAGCTGTGACAATCGATGAGGAAACTGCCGAACGCCATGCGGTGATGCTCAATGCATTGTGGAATGCGGGGACCCCGATTCCCACGAACGACATCTGGATTGCCGCGTCTGCGATGCAGTATGGGCTGGTGGTGATCACGACGGACGCACACTTTCTGAAAATCCCACAGATTTTAGTTTGGCATAGCCCTCCTTCGCGGTCGGCTTAG
- a CDS encoding hypothetical protein (conserved protein of unknown function), with translation MKAVTLRNLPPKLDRTIRERAKKKGVSVNKVVIGLLQDHLGESERKTVRQYHDLDELAGSWSKPEAEAFDRALAKQRGVDVEMWR, from the coding sequence ATGAAAGCCGTCACCTTAAGAAATCTTCCTCCCAAGTTGGATCGCACGATTCGTGAACGGGCGAAGAAAAAAGGCGTGAGCGTGAATAAGGTGGTAATCGGTCTCTTGCAAGATCATCTCGGCGAGTCAGAACGGAAAACGGTTCGCCAATACCATGACCTCGATGAACTGGCTGGGTCTTGGAGCAAGCCGGAAGCTGAGGCCTTTGATCGGGCGTTGGCGAAGCAACGAGGAGTTGATGTGGAGATGTGGAGATGA